CCGAGCAGCTCGCCACCCGCATCATCGCCGAGCAATCGGGCGTGCCCTCCTACAAGATCCGCCGCGGCGATATCCGCCCGGAGGATTTCTACAAGATCACCGACGCCGCTCGGGACATGCAGACGATCCCGTTCTACATCGATCAGACCGGCGGCATCTCGATCGCGCAGCTCGCCGCCCGCGCCCGGCGCCTGAAGCGCCAGAAGGGCCTCGACCTGCTGATCGTTGACTATCTCCAGCTCCTCTCGGGCTCGGGCAAGCGCAGCGACAACCGCGTGCAGGAGATGACCGAGATCACCACCGGCATGAAGGCGCTCGCCAAGGAGCTGGCCTGCCCGATCATCGCGCTGTCGCAGCTGTCCCGTCAGGTCGAGAACCGCGACGACAAGCGCCCGCAGCTGGCGGACCTGCGTGAATCGGGCTCGATCGAGCAGGACGCCGACGTGGTCATGTTCGTGTTCCGCGAGGAGTACTACGTCGGCAACAAGAAGCCGCGCGAGGGCACGGAGGAGTTCTTCGCTTGGGAAGCCGAGATGCAGCGCGTCCACGGCAAGGCCGAGGTGATCCTCGGCAAGCAGCGTCACGGCCCGACCGGCACCGTGGAGCTGCAGTTCGACGCGAACATCACCCGGTTCTCGAACCTCGCGCAGACGGACCGGATCCCCGAGCAGATGTGAGCGGGGCAACCGGACCGGAACGCTCAGTCATCGCGAGCGCAACGAAGCGACCCAGAGCCGCGTAACGCATCGACGCGTGGCGCCGCTGGACTGCACCGCTGCGCTCGCGACGACGGTTAGACCTGTCAGCTGTCCGATCCAGAAGCGGCGTGTACGCCACGCCGGTCTCCGCCGGCCTGATCCGCGAACCATCGCCGAACCCGGCCGTTGAGCGAGGACGAGTGTCCCGCCGCCGCAGGAGCGACGATGAGCGAGCCGACCCCGCCGAAGATGCCCTACTGGCACGTCTACACCGACGCGGAGGGCGTGAGCCGGCAGGAGCGGTTCCACATCGAGCGGTTCACGTTCGAGGGGATCAACCCCGAGACCGCGCCGCAATGGAACGACAAGATGGACTCCGCACAGGCGGTGGTGACCTTCACGGTCCTGCCGGTGGGTTGGGTTGGCGCGTGGCATGAGAATCCCCGCCCGCAATGGATCGCGATCCTCTCGGGGCGCTGGTTCGTCGAGACCATGGACGGTCACCGGGTGGAGATGGGTCCCGGCGAGTTGATGATGGGCGAGGACCAGAACACGAAGGAACGCGACGGCAGGAAGGGCCATCTCTCCGGCACGGTCGGTGACGAACCCTGCACGATGATCGTGACCGGACTTCAGGTCGAGCCGACCGTGAACCAGCCCGGTCGCTTCAAGTAGGAGTCGGCTCGTGGACGGTTTCGAGCTGATCCAGCCGCGCTTCAAGGGCTATGTCCTGCCGAACGCCCCCTTGCAGAAGCTCGCCGAGGGCTTCCGCTGGACGGAGGGCCCGGTCTGGTTCGGCGACCGCGACGAGCTGCTGTTCTCCGACCTCCCCAACAACCGGGTGATGCGCTGGGCGGAATTCGCGGGCTTAAGCGTCTACCGGGAGGCAAGCGATTTCGAGAACGGTCACGCGCGCGACCGGGAGGGTCGGATGCTGTCCTGCTCGCACCGCGGCCGGCGCATCCACCGGACCGAGCTCGACGGGCGCATCACCAGCCTCGTGGAGCATTACCGGGGACGGCGGCTGAACTCGCCCAACGACATCGTCTGCAAAACCGACGGCACCATCTGGTTCTCCGACCCGCCCTACGGCATCCAGACCGATTACGAGGGCGGCAAGCAGGAATCCGAGCTGCCCGCCGCGGTCTACCGCTTCGACCCGCGCGACGGCTCGTTGCGCGTGGTGGCGGACGATTTCCAGGGCCCGAACGGGCTGTGCTTCTCCCCCGACGAGCGCAGGCTCTACATCGTGGAGACCGGCCTGCAGTTCGACATAGATCCGCTCCAGCACGTACGGGTGTTCGACGTCGCCGACGACGGGTCCCTGTCCGGCGGCGACGTGTTCTGCACGATCAGCCCGGGCAATGCCGACGGGATCCGCTGCGACGAGCACGGCAATCTCTGGTCGAGCGCCGGGGACGGGGTCCACTGCATCGATCCGGGCGGCGAGTTGGTCGGCAAGATCCTGGTGCCATCGACCGTGGCCAATCTGACCTTCGGCGGCCGCAACAACAGCCGCCTGTTCCTCTGCGCCTCGCACGCGCTCTACGCGATCTACGTCAACGTGCGCGGAGCCCCTCTGCTGTGAGCGCGGTGCGGGCGATCGTCGGGTTCGGCCGCACGGTCGCGGACCTCGGCGCCGCCGAGGCGTTCTATCGCGACGCCCTCGGCTTCGTGCGGCTCGCCCCGCCGGAGCCGGTGCCGGTCGTGCAGGCGGAGGCGCTGGGGCTCACGGATCGGCGCGCCACGCAGCTGCGGATGCGGCTTGGCGCGCAGGCCGTGACCTTCCTGACGGTGGATCCGCCCGGCGCCCCCTACCCGGCCGATCCCGCGGCGACGGACCCGTTCTTCCAGCACCTCGCCATCCCGGTGCGGGACATGGGAGCCGCGATGGCGCAGCTCGCGGCGGTCGGCGCGACGTCGATCACCCGCGGCGGCCCGCAGCTCCTGCCGGCGTCCTCGGGCGGCGTCACGGCCTACAAGTTCCGCGACCCGGACGGGCACCCGCTGGAGCTGATCTTCTTCCCCGACGGTGCTGCGGCCGAGCGCTGGCGCGCCGCGCCGGGCCTGTTCCTGGGCATCGATCACTCGGCCATCACCGTCACGGATCTCGACGCAGCCCTCGCCTTCCTCACCGGGCCGCTCGGCCTTGCCGTCGTCGAGCAGGGCCTGAACCGGGGCATCGAGCAGGCACGGCTCGACGGAATGGAGGATCCGCAGGTCGACGTGATCGCGCTGGAGCCTCCGGAGCCTGCACCGCACGTGGAGCTGTTGCACTACCGCGCGCCGGCTCGCGGGCGGCGAAGCCTCTACAGCCCAGCCGACCGTGCCACGACCTTTTACGTCTTCTCCGTGGTCGATCCGCAGGGCCTGTCGCGAAGCCTGCGCACGATCGGACAGATGCCGCACGATTCTGCGGACGGTGCGGCGGTCTATTGCACGGGTCCGGACGGACACGGCTTCTTGTTCGAGCGCGCATGAGAGCCTCGCGTCGGCGAGATGTGACTCGGGC
The sequence above is drawn from the Methylobacterium mesophilicum SR1.6/6 genome and encodes:
- a CDS encoding cupin → MSEPTPPKMPYWHVYTDAEGVSRQERFHIERFTFEGINPETAPQWNDKMDSAQAVVTFTVLPVGWVGAWHENPRPQWIAILSGRWFVETMDGHRVEMGPGELMMGEDQNTKERDGRKGHLSGTVGDEPCTMIVTGLQVEPTVNQPGRFK
- a CDS encoding SMP-30/gluconolactonase/LRE family protein; its protein translation is MDGFELIQPRFKGYVLPNAPLQKLAEGFRWTEGPVWFGDRDELLFSDLPNNRVMRWAEFAGLSVYREASDFENGHARDREGRMLSCSHRGRRIHRTELDGRITSLVEHYRGRRLNSPNDIVCKTDGTIWFSDPPYGIQTDYEGGKQESELPAAVYRFDPRDGSLRVVADDFQGPNGLCFSPDERRLYIVETGLQFDIDPLQHVRVFDVADDGSLSGGDVFCTISPGNADGIRCDEHGNLWSSAGDGVHCIDPGGELVGKILVPSTVANLTFGGRNNSRLFLCASHALYAIYVNVRGAPLL
- a CDS encoding VOC family protein, whose amino-acid sequence is MSAVRAIVGFGRTVADLGAAEAFYRDALGFVRLAPPEPVPVVQAEALGLTDRRATQLRMRLGAQAVTFLTVDPPGAPYPADPAATDPFFQHLAIPVRDMGAAMAQLAAVGATSITRGGPQLLPASSGGVTAYKFRDPDGHPLELIFFPDGAAAERWRAAPGLFLGIDHSAITVTDLDAALAFLTGPLGLAVVEQGLNRGIEQARLDGMEDPQVDVIALEPPEPAPHVELLHYRAPARGRRSLYSPADRATTFYVFSVVDPQGLSRSLRTIGQMPHDSADGAAVYCTGPDGHGFLFERA